A region of the Thamnophis elegans isolate rThaEle1 chromosome 1, rThaEle1.pri, whole genome shotgun sequence genome:
TTCCCAAACAGCCCCTCAGCAAACggggaaagcgggggggggggaggttattgGGCCCGAGGCCTCTGGACAAAGGGGGCTTGTTCCCAGGCCAGTGTGGGGAGAGAAAGCCCGTAAATCCCCCCAAAGACCCCTGCAGTCCACACAGCTCCACCCAGTCACAGAAGCGGAGAATCAAGGGACTTCAGAGGCCACCTAGTCCCACCCTGCTCCCCACAGGATCCACGATGCATCTGGATAGATTGTCGTCCCCCCCCCACAGGCCCTACTCCAAGAGCTCTTTACGAAAGGAGAATCCCCCCCCCTTGGGCCCCTTCTttccgctgccccccccccccggactctCTCCCGTCCCCTTCCCATCCTCCTCTTTGGATTGCAGCCCTCcccctgcaccccccccccagtggggctttcccctcccttcctccctggtCCATTCTGAACAACCCCCTTCAGCCGCCTGGACCATTACAAGGACTACACCCCATTGCCTGCCCCGCTCTCACTCGGCAGTTGCCCTCCAGGCTGCCGTGCCAGTACCTTTGCCAGCTGGGCCCGGGCATCAGCCACCTCGGCCTCCAGGCTCTGCTTCTCGCTCAGAGTGGCCGTGAGCTCCGCCTCGCTCCGATGGAAGAGCACCTCCAGCTCCCTGATGCGGCCCTGGGAAGTGGACcattccccctccttctttttgTAGCTGAGGAGAGAACAAGGTTGCCCAGCTGagccagcctccccctcccctccggcCTCCCCGCACTAGGTTTCCAGGCGTCCAAGATGGGGCGACCCTTCTCAGCTCAGGCCAGCCTGCTTCGTGGGCAGAGCAAAGGTAGGCCCACGCGGGCGAGAGAAGCCTTGGGGGGCAGGAACAGTGCGGGGAGGAGTTTAAGCAGAGGATAACCAGGGATTTCCCTGCCGTGTTTAATTTGGGAGCGTCAGGGCCAACTTTCAAATATTAAGCAGTTTTATTAAAGTATAAAACTGGGATCTGCGCAGGATTCTGATTTGTAAGCTTCAGACAAGCTTAGCAAAAAACTCCTTTTAGCGTTATCTCCAGGGACCCCGGACGAGGCTTGATGGTGCAAGAACCCGGCAGGGATCCGATCGGGCGAATGCCACCAAACCGTTTTAAAGGGCAGAGGGGGGTGGTCTCCTGCCTCCGAAGCCTCTCGTGCGTTCAGACCTCATCTGCCCCAGGACAGCCCCGGGGGCCCCTCCCGGAATCTACGGGCACCCCTGAAGGGACCCTGAAGGAGCCCCCGTGGGGATGGGGAGGGCCTGCCAATGGGAGGGGCGGGTGGCAAGCTTCCGCCCCCAGAGAGGCTCCTCCCTTGGGAAGAGGCTGGCCCGGAGGAGGAGGGTGCGGTTCCTGGGTGCAGCAGCTTGCACTTCTGGCCCCCCAGGCTCCCTGCAGGGGCAGCACACGGGCATCCCTGGGCTGCCAGGCTCAAGTGGCTCCTCCGTTACGGGCACAGACACACGGCTCCAACTCAGCACCTGCCCTTCTTCCacggctccgggggggggggcagaaagagCAAGCAGGGGGACATGCTGTCCAAAGGAACAACTGCCCAccaaccccccccaacccccccttgCAGCTGCTGCGACAGCTGGAGGGTGCCCAGGGGCGttttgcacgggggggggggccaAATGGGGGAGAAGCAGAGCCAGGAAGCGCTGCGAGCTCTTCCCCTCCGGCAAAGACCCAGCAGCGGCTTTGGCGCCCCCCGGCCTCTCCTCCCGCCCCCTCCCCGCCTAAGCCCCCCCCAAAGCCCCCCCATCAAGTGGCTGGGAgccccgggggggggaggggcggcgCCGGGTACGGCCTGCctgaccccgggggggggggagccaaaatGCCGCCTGTGCGAAAGGGGCGAGTCCGGGCTGGAGGCCCAGCCAGGAGCCCCCGCCTCCCCCTCCTGCTGCGCGCCAGGCGGTCTCCGGCAGCTGCCCCGCTTCCCTCCCGGCCTCCCGGGGCTGCAGTGCCCCCAATCCCCCCAggagcttcctccctccctccctccccccgggcCCACCTCCGCCGCAGCTCCTCGAACTCAGCGCGCAGCTTCCCGGCCTCGATCTGGAGCCTGGCCCTCTCCCGGGCCGTCTCGTCCAGCGCCCGCCGGGTGTCGCCCAGCTCCGCCTCGTACAGCGCCTTGACGCCCGTCACctgcggggagggagggagggagggagggaggggggagcctACGTCACGCCCCCAGCCCCGCCCACCCCCGGCGCCCTctccctccagcccccccccccgcgcgcctCACCCACCTCGCGCGtgaccacctcctccttctcggAGACGCGCAGCAGCAGCCGGTCGTTCTCCAGCTCCAGCGCGCGCACCCGCTCGATGTAGTGGGCCAGGCGGTCGTTGAGCTGCCGcagctcctccttctcctgcagGCGCGAGAGCCGCGCGGGCGAGAGGGGCGTCGCGGGGGCGGCGGAGGACATGGCGCGAGCGGGGGGTCCCCGGGCGGCCGCCGGTCATTCAATCCCACAAAATGGCGGCGCGCGCCAACGGCCGCCCGAAGGAGACGCCCCTCGCGGGGCACCTCGGGAAACGGCGCGCGTCCAATCGGAGTGGGGGACGCGGCGCCTGCCGGGGGATGTAGTTTGGCGCGGGTCCGCCATCTTGGGCCCTCGATCCGCTCCCCGGCGCGGCGGGTCTCCCACGGAGGCGGCCCTCTGTCGTCCGTTCTCGCGTCCTCCCGCCTGTCGTGGCCCTgcgcctgcctccctccctccgcttGGCGCCGGGCCTTGGAGGAGGCCGAACCGGGAGTCCGATGAACCGACGGGTCGTGGCTCGGAGCGGGTCAGGCTGGATGATCTCTGGGGCGAAGGGGGTCTGGCCAGCGGATCCCGGTTTCCCGGCGCGCCTCCCCCGGAATTGGGTTCCCGCGACAAGCGTCATCTGCGCGCTCCCACGGGCTCCCGCGAAGCCTTTGCGTGCCGTCCGTGGCGTGGGAAGGGAGCGCCAGGGGGAGCCGGCGGCCGCCCTTGGCAAACCTTCCGAGGGGGGCGAgcaaagggggaagaggaagccTCGAATGCCGCCGGCGGAGTCCTTCGGGGCCCGAATAAAAAGAGGAGGAGCGGAGCTCGTGTGAAACGGACTTCTTTATTAAGTCTGCAGGGCGAGAGGCGTGCTTGGGCGGCTGCGACGGGCTCTCCTTCCCGGGAGGGGActcgggaaggaaggaaggaaggaagggggagaggaggagaggggaccCCCTTTCCCCCACCTGCGCCCCTCCTCCCGCTGGGGGGGGAAGGCGATTGTTATGGCGGGGGGGGGCGGCAGAGCAGAGCCCCAGCCAGAAGGGGGGGGGCATAAATCTTGCCCACCGGCAGCTCAGAGGAGCCTCCCCTTTTTtgccgggttttttttttctagggtTGGTGGTCTCGGGGGGAGGGGAGATACTGCCAGTGCCAATACCCGTCAAGACTTGTGCTCCTTCGGTGGCCCTTTTGCACAACAGCCCTGCAAGGTAGgcttgcccaaagtcaccaaggaGGTCCCATGGCTGAAGGCCGACTTGAACCCAGGCCTGGCCAGTCCAGGGTCGCCCCCGGCACAAGAAGAGAAGGCGAGGAGCCCTGGCTCGGCCCCTGCGTTGCGGCCCTTGTCCCGAAAtgctgcctggggggggggaggtgggcgCTGCTTCGCACGATGGGCCTTGTTGTCCCAGCGTGGGATGAGCTCCGAAGCAGCTgtgcctggggagggggggggcagtggggaCGGAGGGGCGCATGGGCGAAGGAggcgcactccccccccccactgagacCTCTCCCCCAACGGGACCTGTAACGGGGGGGTGGGGGCTTTGGAGGCCCGCTTTGGTCAGAAGGACCAGCTGGGAAAACTCGCCAGCCCGCATTTCTCTGCCTTTGCCTGGGGGCAACTCTTCCGCCCTCCCCGCCGTGGGAGGGGAGCGACAAGAGGGTCTCCGCTTCTCCCCCCGCGGCTTCTTCCGGGCGGGGTCGCCCCTCCCCTGTGGCCCAGAAGGCTGAgcgcccccacccccccaggaagCCCTCTGGCCCTTGGCCGCCCACCTCTTCGTCAGCGGCAGAGACGCACCCAGGGGCGGGTGCGGCTCCGCTCTGCCTCGGGCCGCGCCCAGCCTCCCCTGCCCGGAGGTCCAGGGCAAAGGAGCCGCAGGCGCCTCCAGTCCCTTCCCGTGGCTCTGCCGGGCGTGGGGAGGCTCCCCGGGCTGCCGCCATCAGGGCCGGTGTGGCCGCCCTGCTGCAGGAGGGATGTTGGGCGGAAGGATCCGGAAAGACAGccgtggcggcggcggcggcaccgCTGGGGACACACAGGCGCACTCGTGCATGCAAGCTGGTCTGGGCGCCATGCTAAGCGGTCCCTGGTTAAACTATGGCTTGTTAATGAAGCCGCCTTCGTTGGCGCGTTCAGGCGCCTCGCTCAGCCAAGACCGGAGACCTGGTGGCCGATTGCAATGCGTGGAAACTGTCCTCAGCTGCCCGGGAGGGAGGCGGGGCGCTGCGCCCCAAAGGGAGGGGAcgcggaagccccccccccccagtctggcgtgctcagcccccccccctctcgccCATAAAGGCAGGCGGGGGAAGGCCACTCAGCAGCGCCCCCTTCAGGACACCGCGGGAGCCCTTGTCTCGCTGCAGCCCGAGAGGCTTTGGGAGAATCTCGGAGAGGTTCCGCTCTTTGCCAGCCCTGAATCCCGGCGGGGGAGAGGGAGGTACTCCCGGCCAGCCCGCGGGCCCTCTGCTGACCTGCCCCCTGGAGACCCTTCAGGGCCGCGGCTGCCGGTGCTCAGCTCTGCTGGCATGGGACGAGGGGAGGCTGGGCGGAGTAGCGCCCCCCCTCCCTTGCAGCCCTGCCACCTCGGAAGACGGGGAAGGCGCATAGAAAACCGTTTAAAAACGAACCCATCGACTAAACCTGGGTTTTTTCAAAATTGTTCCTAAAAAAGAGGGGCCTCCGAGCCCGAACGGAATGCTCGCAGTGGTTGAAAAATGCATAGTTGAAATAGAAAACGCAGACtcaacccccccccacacctaACCCGCTAGTGTTCCCCACCTGGCCAAGAGACatgcggggtggggggtggatggAAGCACAGTGAGGcggactgtggggggggggtgccgCTGATGCCCTGAGGGGGACAAAGGCCCTCCCACCCAGCCAAAGAGCTGCTCCGGTCATCTGCTCCAGGCAGTGGGAGGGGGCTTGCCAAGGGAACACTGGCAAGCCTGCAGGCTGAGCACCTGGACCAGCAGCAGTCCCATGGGCCCCACCCCCGGGGGAGAAGCGTGAGGAGGGGCTGGCGCAGAGCGTGAGTGGGGAGTGGGTCCCCACAAGCCCTTGATCTTGACCCTGCTGTGTCCCCTCCCCCCAGCTGTGCATCTCGGCTGATGTGGAGCAGAGCGATGGCGGTGCCGCTCTTCCCAGGGAGCCCTCAGATCATCTTCATGTTGAACTTCCTGGCTCCCCCCTGCCCGGAGGCCGCGGTGGGGCCGTCCACCTTGCGGAAGGAATACTCCCCAGCAAAGTTGTTCTTGTGCTGCCCCCGGCCCCGGCTCCAGACGAAGAGGAGCAGGAAGCAGAAGAGCACCACCCCCAGGAAGGTGATGCAGCCCATGGCCGTGGACACCAGGATGGTCTTGAGGTCCAGGGTGAACTTGATGAAGACCCGGCTGTCGTTGTGGGAAGTCTCGTTGAACTCGCCCAGCAACGATGTCCGGTTGGCGTCCGGGATGCCGTCGGCGGAGGGCCCTTTGACGGTCAGTATGGCAAAGTAGGTGTCGTTGCCGGCAGTGTTGCTGGCGATGCAAATGTAGGTGCCGCTGTCCTGCACCTGGGCGTAGCGGATTGCCAGCGTCCCGCCGGGCGACACGGTGGCCCGGCCCGAGCTCTTGGAGGTGATCATCCGATGCTGAGGAGAGACCCAGCTGATGGAGGGCGTGGGCTCCCCCTCGGCCTGGCACTGGAAGGACACCGCCTGCCCCTCGTGGGCTGTCACACGCTGGAGGTGGCGGTTCCGGAttttgggcttttggcaggcgaAGTACTCGAAGAGGACGGAGTCTGGGAAGCCGTGCAGGGCGTCGCCCTGGATCTCCAGGGGCGAGGAGCACATGGGCGGCTGCCCATCGAAGTTCAGCGTCTTCCGGCGCTGGAGGATCCAGAGCAGGCGGCAGTCGCAGACCAGGGGGTTCTGGTCCAGCCGGAGGGTTTCCAGGGTGTTGACGGAGTGGAAGGTGCTCTCTTCCAGCGTGGGCAGGAGATTGTTGGAGAGGTTCAGGAGGCGGATCTGCCTCAGCCCGGACAGCGCCTGGGGCTCCACGGAGACCAGCAGGGCGCCCACCAGGTGCAGCTCCCTCAGACGGGTGAGCTCCCGGAAGGAGCCCCTCGGCACGGTGCCGATGGGGTTGTAGGAGAGGTTGAGGTAGGCCAGGTGCCCCAGGCTCCTCAGGGCTGCGGTCGGCACGGCCGTGATGTTGGTGAAGGTGACGGAGAGGGAGGTGAGGTTGAGGCCCTGGAAGGCATTGGGCGAAATGTCCTCCAGCAACGGCCAGTTGTCGATTTCCAGAAGCCGCAGGCGGCCGAGCCTCCGGAAGTTCTGGTCCTCCAGCAGGCCGATGCCGAGGTGCCTGAGCCGCAGGGCCTCCAGGCTTTGCAGGCGAGAGAGGGACTCGGCCGAGAGGTCCGTCAGGTTGCACTTCTCGATGGTCAGCTCCCGGAGGCTGAGCAGGCCGGAGAAGGCCTTTCGGGAGATGTAGACCAGGTCGTTGTCCCCGACCTCCAGGTGCTTCAGGCTCACCAGGTCTTGGAAGGCGAAGTCCAGGAGGATGACGATCTTGTTCTCGCTGAGGTCCAGCAGGCTCAGGTTGGCCAGTTTGTGGAAGACTCCCGCCGGGATCAGCTTGAGCTGGTTGCGCCGAAGCCGCAGGACTTGCAGGTTGAAGAGGTTGCCGAAGGCCCCGGGCTCCACGCTGGAGATGACGTTCTCGCTGAAGTCCAGCTCTTCCAGCATGGGGAAGGAGGAGAGCTCGCCCGCGTTCAAGCAGCGGATGCGGTTCTTGTTCAGCTCCAGGATCCGCGTCTCGGTCGGGATTCCCTCCGGGACGGACGTCAGGCGTTTCCGATGGCAGGAGACGGACTTGAGCTGAGGGGTGCACTCGCAGCGCGCCGGGCAGGCCCACCCCGGGGCAACGCTCAGGAGGGAGCAGCAGGAGGCCAGGAGGAGAAAGCCACATCGCATTGTGCGGGGCATGATCCTAGAGAGCCCTTACCATCTTCCCACGCAcctgggggagaggagagagagagggagggagggagggaggggggtgttaCTCAGACCCTGGCAGGGCAGACCCCGTGCTGTTCCTCAGGCCTCGCTCTGAGCATCTCGCTCTGCTTGGCCCAAGAGCTGCTCTGGGCCACCCTCCAAAGCCCCACGGGACTccgtgtgtgcgcgcgtgtgtgtgtgtgcgcgcgtgcctTTTTTGagcatctccctccctcctgctactgctccccccccccacgaggCCCCGCCCTGCTACTCAGCCCCAAATGGCTTTTCTGGTCTTTGTAGATCCCAGACATGGGATCCGGTGTTCCAGGATCCATCCTTTGTCATTTGATCCATAAATAGCTACAGTCACAAAATAACGCTAAGCCCGCAGAAATAGCCCTAACTTGGCTTTCTTCTTTGTGAAGATCCTGAATTATTCCATGTCGCCTTCTGTTTTTACTGCTGCCGAATGGCTCGGAGGTGGCGG
Encoded here:
- the LINGO3 gene encoding leucine-rich repeat and immunoglobulin-like domain-containing nogo receptor-interacting protein 3 codes for the protein MRCGFLLLASCCSLLSVAPGWACPARCECTPQLKSVSCHRKRLTSVPEGIPTETRILELNKNRIRCLNAGELSSFPMLEELDFSENVISSVEPGAFGNLFNLQVLRLRRNQLKLIPAGVFHKLANLSLLDLSENKIVILLDFAFQDLVSLKHLEVGDNDLVYISRKAFSGLLSLRELTIEKCNLTDLSAESLSRLQSLEALRLRHLGIGLLEDQNFRRLGRLRLLEIDNWPLLEDISPNAFQGLNLTSLSVTFTNITAVPTAALRSLGHLAYLNLSYNPIGTVPRGSFRELTRLRELHLVGALLVSVEPQALSGLRQIRLLNLSNNLLPTLEESTFHSVNTLETLRLDQNPLVCDCRLLWILQRRKTLNFDGQPPMCSSPLEIQGDALHGFPDSVLFEYFACQKPKIRNRHLQRVTAHEGQAVSFQCQAEGEPTPSISWVSPQHRMITSKSSGRATVSPGGTLAIRYAQVQDSGTYICIASNTAGNDTYFAILTVKGPSADGIPDANRTSLLGEFNETSHNDSRVFIKFTLDLKTILVSTAMGCITFLGVVLFCFLLLFVWSRGRGQHKNNFAGEYSFRKVDGPTAASGQGGARKFNMKMI